The Gordonia iterans DNA window TGGGCGTCGCCGACTTCGCCGGGTCGCGCGCGCTTCTGGACCGGGCCGACCGATTCCTCGGCGAGCACTTCCCGCCGGGGCCGGACGAGGCCGGCGAGGAGCTGGAGTGGTGCACCGTGCCGCGTGTCCGGTTGCGCGTGTCGTGGGTGCGCACCGAGTGGGGGCTGTACTCCGGCGACCTCGACACCGCCCGGTCCGCGTCGGCCGCCTCTCAGATCCTCGCCGAACGGCTGCCCTCGCCGCGGCACCGACTCAAGACCGAACTCATCGCCGCGGCGGTGGCGGCGGCGGCCGGTGACACGCCCGGGGCGCGGCGCGCCGCCCGGGAGGTCTTCGACCGCACCGGGGAACTGGGGCTGGCGCCGCTGCGCTGGGCGGCGGCGACGCTGCTGACCGGGGTGACGCCCGGGGGCGGAGAGTATCCGGCGGAGGCCGACCGCCTGCGTGCGATCCTGGCCCGTCGGGGCATGCCGATCGCGCCCCTGACCCTCGGGGAGCGGCACGGTCGATAAGCTCGTGCGAACGGAACCAGAGGCGATGTAACACTTCGAGCACAGCGAGACGATGAAACTGACAGGTGAGGCGCTGGACCAGAAGGTCCGGGAAGCGGCACGCGGGGACCGCGCAGCGCTGAGCTCAGTGCTCGAGAGTGTGCGAGAACCCGTTCTCCGCTACTGCCGGGCACGGATGGGTGCCGGCGAACGGCACCTGTTCTCGGCCGACGATGTGGCGCAGGAGGTGTTGATGGCGGTGATGACGGCGGTGCCCCGGTACCAAGACCAGGGGCGCCCGTTCATGGCGTTCGTCTACGGCATCGCCTCGCACAAGGTCGCCGATGCCATGCGCTCGGCGGCCCGCGTGAAGGCCGATCCGGTCGACGCCGTGCCCGAATCCATCGACACGTCCACCGGGCCCGAGCAGCGCGCGCTCGACAGCGACGCCAGCCGCCGGATGGCCCGGCTGCTGGAGAACCTGCCGGAGAAACAGCGCGAGATCCTCGTATTGCGCCTGGTGGTCGGCATGTCGGCAGAGGAGACCGCCGAAGTGGTCGGGAGCAGCGCCGGAGCGGTCCGCGTCGCGCAGCACCGGGCGCTGGCGAAACTGAAGAAGCTCATGACCCAGGGAGGTGAACGGTGACTGACGACCAGATCCGCGCGGCGGGCGGACCGAACGACGACACCGTGTCCGTCGACCTGAACGCCGTCCGGCACGACGACGAGTTCCTCGATGCTCTGATCGTCGGCAGCGCACTGCCGCTGTCCGACGCGGCGGAGCGCGAGCTGGGCGGACTGCTGTTCGCCTGGCGCACCGAGTCACTGGCCGCGCCGGCACCGGTGCAGCCGACGCTCGCCGACGTCGAGAAGGCGATCGCCGCGCAGGAGACGACGGCCAAGCGACGCGCAGCCACGCGCCACCTGCGGCTGATCTCCGGTGCCGCCGCGATCACCGCCGTCGCCGCGGCTGGCCTGCTGGTTCTCTCGGAGAACTCACAGCCCGGCGATCCGCTGTGGAACGTCAAGAAGGTCGTCTTCGCCGAGGAGGCGACGCAGACTCAGGCGACCGTCGACGTGCAGAACAATCTCGAGCGCGCCGAAGAGGCGCTGGCGGCCGGCGACACGGGCAAGGCCGTCGAGCTGGTCGATCGCGCCGAGCGTGACCTGCGTCCGGTCAGCGACCCGGCGACCCGCGAACGCATGCAGCAGTGGATCAAGCGGTTGCGCGACGACGACGGCCAGCCGGACGATCCGCTGTCCGCCGCCCGGAGTTCGGACGCGGCGTCGCTGCCGACCGATGTCACCAGCGACTCCGAAGCGCCGACGTCGGTGACCGTGACGGTGACGCCCAGCGGGCCCTCGTCGCAGCCGTCGTCACCTCCGCCGTCGTCGTCGACGCCGTCCTCGCCGTCGTCGTCGGTTCCGCAGTCGTCCGGGTCGCCGTCTCGTCCGGCTTCAGAGCAGGTCTCACCGGTTCCCAGCCGCTGACCGGCAGGAGAACGGCCCGTGCGGCCGGAGTTCAGCGCCGGTCGCGGAACAAGGCGTGCGCGTCGGCGAAGCCCCGGCAGTAGTCCCAGGTCACATAGTCTTCCGGACGCGGATCCAGGGCCGGCTCGTGCGGGCGCACCGAACCGTCGGCCAGCAGCTGAAGCAGGCTGGCGCGCAGCATGTCCCAGTCGTGGAAGTGATCTTCGCGACAGTCCTCACACACGACGACGAGTCCACGGATGCCGCGAGGGGCGAGAAGTCGCTGATACACCTCGAGATCGGCGAGATCTTCGGTGACCGCCTCGCGCTCCTGATCGTCCAGCGGCACACCGGGTTCCAGCGCGTCGAGGGCTGCGGCGGGATCGCTCGGATCGTCGGCGAACGGATCCGGCGGCATGCCGGGAGGAAAGTGGTCGTGCACGGTTCCACCGTAGCCGATCCGGCCCACTGCGGTCTCCCTCCCACTCCGTCGATACGATGGACGGATGACGCACGTACGCACCGGTGGAGACGATCCCGACAAGGTCGCAATGCTCGGCCTGACCTTCGACGACGTACTACTTCTGCCCGCCGCGTCGGAGGTGGTTCCGAACGGTGTGGACACCTCCTCGAAGCTCACTCGGGACATCACGCTCAACGTGCCGCTGGTGAGTTCGGCGATGGACACCGTCACCGAGGCCCGGATGGCGATCGCGATGGCCCGCGCCGGCGGCATGGGTGTGCTGCACCGGAATCTGTCGGTCGAGGCGCAGGCGTCGTCGGTGGAGACCGTCAAGCGCTCGGAAGCCGGCATGGTCACCGATCCGGTCACCTGCTCCCCGGACAACACCCTCGACGAGGTCGACCGGATGTGCGCCAAGTACCGCATCTCCGGCCTTCCGGTGGTCGACGCCGGCGGTGACCTGGTCGGCATCATCACCAACCGCGACATGCGCTTCGAGCACGACCAGTCCCGCAAGGTCGCCGAAGTGATGACGCCCGCACCGTTGATCACCGCGCAGGAGGGCGTCTCGGCCGAGGCCGCGCTGGGGCTGCTGCGTCGACACAAGATCGAGAAGCTGCCGATCGTCGACGGCGCGGGCCGCCTCACCGGGCTGATCACCGTCAAGGATTTCGTCAAGACCGAGCAGCATCCGAACGCGACCAAGGACGCCGACGGGCGCTTGCTGGTGGGCGCGGCGGTCGGCGCCGGCGACGAGGCCTGGTCGCGGGCGATGGCGCTGGCCGACGCCGGTGTCGATGTGCTCGTGGTCGACAGCGCCCACGGACATTCGCGCGGCGTGCTGGACATGATCGCCCGGCTCAAGGGTGAACTGAACGGACGGGTGCAGCTGATCGGCGGCAACGTCGCCACGCGCGGTGGCGCCCAGGCGCTCATCGATGCCGGCGTCGACGCGGTCAAGGTGGGTGTCGGACCCGGTTCCATCTGCACCACCCGCGTGGTCGCGGGCGTGGGCGCGCCGCAGATCACGGCGATCCTGGAGGCGGTGGCAGCGTGCAAGCCTGCCGGGGTTCCGGTGATCGCCGACGGCGGTCTCCAGTACTCGGGCGACGTCGCCAAGGCGCTGGCCGCCGGCGCGTCGACGGCGATGCTCGGCTCCCTGCTGGCCGGTACCGCAGAGTCTCCGGGCGAGCTGATCCTGGTCAACGGCAAGCAGTTCAAGAGCTACCGCGGCATGGGTTCACTGGGCGCCATGCAGGGCCGAGGTCAGGGCAAGTCGTACTCCAAGGACAGGTACTTCCAGGACGACGTGCTCGCCGAGGACAAACTCGTCCCCGAGGGCATCGAGGGCCGGGTGCCGTTCCGCGGTCCGCTGGCGCAGGTGATCCATCAGCTGGTCGGCGGTCTGCGTGCCGCCATGGGTTACACCGGTGCGCATTCCATCGCCGAGCTGCAGGAGGCGCAGTTCGTGCAGATCACCGCGGCCGGTCTCAAGGAGTCCCACCCGCACGACGTCACCCTGACGGCCGAAGCGCCCAACTACTACACCCGCTGAACCAGAGAAAGGCGCGATCCTCGTGCGTGACCTCGTCGAATTCGGGATGGGCCGGACCGCCCGCCGGACCTATGAACTCGAAGACATCTCGATCGTGCCGTCCCGGCGGACCCGATCGTCGAAGCACACCTCGACCGCCTGGCAGATCGACGCCTACCGGTTCGAGATGCCGTTCCTGAATCACCCCACCGATGCTCTCGGCTCGCCCGAGTCGGTGATCGCGCTTGGCCGGCTCGGGTCGCTCGGCGTCCTCAACGGCGAGGGCCTGTGGGCCCGGCACGACGACGTCGAGGCCAAGATCGGCGAGTTGATCGACATCGCCGAGAACGACCCGGATCCGGCCGCGGCGGTTCGCCGGCTGCAGCAGCTGCACGCCGCGCCGATCCGCTCCGACCTGCTCGCTGCCGCGGTCTCGACGGTGCGCGAGGCCGGGGTGACCACCGCGGTCCGGGTCAGCCCGCAGCACGCGCCGGAGCTGACGCCCGCGCTGCTGGAGGCGGGACTGGAGATCCTCGTCGTGCACGGCACGATCATCTCCGCCGAGCACGTGACACTGGTCGACACCGGCAGCGAGGACGGGCTCCTCGCCGAACCGCTGAACCTGAAGACGTTCATCTCCGATCTGGACATCCCGGTGATCGCCGGCGGCGTGCACGACCACCGCACAGCTCTGCACCTGATGCGAACCGGGGCCGCCGGTGTGATCGTCGGCTACGGCTCCGCAGAGGGGGCGACGACGACCAACGAGGTGCTGGGCATCGGCGTGCCGATGGCGACCGCGATCGCCGACGCCGCTGCGGCGCGGCGCGACTACCTGGACGAGACCGGTGGCCGCTACGTGCACGTGATCGCCGACGGCGACCTGCACACCTCCGGCGACGTCGCGAAGGCGATCGCCTGCGGCGCCGACGCGGTGTCGCTGGGCACCCTGCTGGCTGCGTCGGAGGAGGCGCCGGGACGGGGCTGGTACTGGCCGTCGGCCGCCGCGCACCCGGACACACCGCGCGGCGCGCTCCTTCAGGTGGCGCCCGCGGAGGGCCGCGCGAGCCTGCAGCGGGTGCTGACCGGACCGTCGGACGATCCGGACGGACTCCTCAACGTGGTCGGCGCGCTGCGCCGATCGATGGCCAAGGCGGGCTACGCCGATCTCAAGGAGTTCCAGAAGGTCGGTCTGTCGGTGCGCGGATGACCGTACGCTGAGGTCGTGGAGTCGATGGAGGACGTCTTCAGCTGGGTCGCCGTCGCCTTCGAGGCGCTCGGCGCGACGTCGATGGTGGTCGGATTCCTGATCGCCATCGTGCTGGGCGGTCGAGCGCTGCTGCGCGGTCAGGACGGCGGTGCCGCCTTCCAGACGGTGCGCCGGACCCTGGCCGGTGCGATCATGCTCGGTCTGGAGATCCTGGTCGCGGCCGATCTGATCCGGACCATCACGTCGAACCCGTCGCTCGAGGAGGCCGCGATCCTGGGGCTGATCGTGCTGATCCGGACCGTGCTGTCGCTCTCCATCCAGATCGAGATCGAGGGCGTGCTGCCGTGGAAGCGCGCGCTGCTGACCAGCGGTGCGAGCGTCGTCGCCGACGAGGTCACGCGCGCCAAGTAAGGGCGGGCTTCCTATCCTGATTGTGACAACAATCATTAGTATCTTTCACTATGGCGAGCACTGACTTCGACGTCCTCATCATCGGATCCGGTTTCGGCGGCAGCGTGAGCGCGTTGCGGCTGGTGGAGAAGGGGTACCGGGTCGGCGTGATCGAAGCCGGCCGCCGCTTCGAGGACCACCAGTTCGCCAAGACCAGCTGGCGGCTCAACAAGTTCGTCTGGGCACCCAAGCTCGGGTTGATGGGGATCCAGCGCATCCATGTCCTCAAGGACGTGATGATCCTGGCCGGTGCAGGCGTCGGGGGCGGATCGCTCAACTACGCCAACACCCTGTACAAGCCGCCGACCCCGTTCTTCACCGACCCCCAGTGGAATCACATCACCGACTGGGAGGACGAGCTGACCCCGCACTACGAGCAGGCGCGGCGGATGCTCGGGGTGGTGACCAATCCGACGTTCACCAACTCCGATCGCATCATGAAGGAGGTCGCCGAGGAGATGGGGGCCGGCGAGACCTTCGGACCCACCCCGGTCGGCGTCTTCTTCGGCGCGAAAACCGGCGGGGAGGGCACGCCCGGCCAGACCGTCGACGATCCGTACTTCGGGGGCGCGGGTCCGCGCCGCACCGCGTGCACCGAGTGCGGCGCGTGTATGACCGGCTGTCGGGTCGGGGCCAAGAACACGCTGATGAAGAACTACCTCGGGATGGCCGAGGCCAACGGCGCGACGATCATCGACCGCACCACCGTCGACCGTCTCGAGCAGCGCTCGGACGGTACCTGGGTGGTCGGGACGCACGGGTCGTCGTCGTGGGGACCGCTGGGAGCGCGACGACGCCAGTTCACCGCGGACAACGTGATCGTCGCGGCCGGCACGTTCAACACGCAGCGCCTCCTGCACCATGCCAAGTACTCGACGCTGCCGAAGCTGTCGGACGCGATGGGCGAGCTGACCCGCACCAACTCCGAGTCGATTCTGGGCGCGCAGTCCGCCAAGTACGATCCGGCCGACGACTTCTCCGAGGGCGTGGCGATCACGTCGTCGTTCCATCCGGCATCGAACACGCACATCGAACCGGTCCGCTACGGCAAGGGCAGCAACGCCATGGCCTACCTGCAGACGCTGCTCACCGACGGCGGCACCCGGCGACACCGCTTCGGGCAGTTCCTCAGGGCGGTGCTGAAGAACCCGTTCCTGCTGGTGCGGCTCCTGATGGTCCGCAAGTGGAGTCAGCGGACGGTGATCGCGCTGGTGATGCAGAACAACAACAACTCCCTGACCACCTTTGTGCGCAAGCGCGGACCGCTGAAGTACGTGACCAGCAAGCAGGGCAAGGGCGAGCCGAACCCGACGTGGATCCCGGAGGGCAACGAGGCCACGCGCCGGATCGCCGACAAGCTGCCCGGCGGCATTGCCGGCGGCACCTGGGGCGACATCGTCAACATGCCGATGACCGCGCACTACCTCGGCGGCTGCGTGATCTCCGACGATCCGTCGACCGGCGTGATCGACCCGTACCTGCGCGTGTGGAATTACCCGTCGCTGTACGTGACCGACGGCGCGGCGATCTCGGCGAACCTGGGCGTGAACCCGTCGCTGTCGATCTGCGCGCAGGCCGAACGCGCCGCATCGCTGTGGCCGAACAAGGGGGAGACCGACCCGCGCCCGGCGCAGAGCGAAGGCTATCGGCGCATCACTCCGGTGCCGCCGGTGAAGCCGGTCGTGCCCGAGGGCGCGCCCGGTGCGTTGCGCTTGCCGATCACCCCGGTGTCGTCCACTGCAGCGTCGTCCACTGGGGCGTCGTCCACTGTGGTCCGCGAGGCCGCGTCGAAGCCGCGCGCGGCAGAGGACGTCGTCGCCGAGCAGAGCGGGGCCGACTCCTGAGGGGCTTCATGCGGTGGTGACGAAGTCCTTCTGCCGGATCAGCAGAAGCGCGGCGACACCTCCGGCCAGCGCGACGCAGCCGCTGATGACGAAAAGGTGGTTCATGCCGTCGGCGAACGCAGTGCCGATCGCCTGGGCGACGTCGGCGCGGTAGCCGGGCGGGACGTGTACCAGCATCCGCGCCTGTTCACCCGAACTGACGGCGCCAGAGATCGCGTGGACGTCGACGGCGGGGGCGTCGTCCAGTCGCTGTTGCAGGCCGCGGGAGATCGCCGAGGAGAAGGGAGTGCCGTAGACGGCGATCCCGACGGCGATGCCGATCTGACGGAAGGTGTTGTTGACGCCGGAGGCCATGCCCGAGCGGTCGACGGTCACCACACCCACGGCGGTCGAGGCGAGCGGTGGATTCACCAGGCCGGCGCCGACGCCGGCGATGACGAATCCAGCGATCAGGTGGGTCCACGAGCTGTCGGCGTCCAGGCCGAGCATGGTGAACAGGCCGACGCCGACCAGCATCAGGCCGGGCCCGATCATCCAGCGTGCGGGGACCTTGTCGGTGAGCCGGCCGGCGACGGTCGCGACCACCATGGTGACCCCGGAGAACACCAGAAGCCGTAAGCCGGCCTGGAAAGCGCTGTAGCCGAGCTGATTCTGCAGGTACAGCACGAAGTACACAGAGGACCGTGGTGTCGGTCCACGAGGTGTCGCCCGCTTCGGTGAAGGCGTAGACCAGTGCGAAGAGTCCGCCGGTGAACGTGAGCATCCCGGCCCAGTCGATTCGGCGGGCCTGCGGCGCCTTGGATTCGCGCATCACGAGGAAGGTCAGGAGCAGAGCGAGGGCGCCGACCGGCACGTTGACGTAGAAGATGCCCCGCCAGCTGAAGCCGGTCGTGATCGCTCCGCCGAGGATCGGGCCCACCGCGGTGGCGATGCCGGTGACCGCTCCCCAGACGCCGAATGCGATGCCGCGTTCGCGGCCGGTGAAGGTGGCGGCGAGGATCGCGAGCGACGTCGCGAACAGCATGGCGCCGCCGACGCCCTGGGCCGCGCGCGAACCGATCAGCATCTCCGGGCTCACCGCCGCGCCGCAGAGTGCGGAGCCCGCGGTGAACACCACCAGGCCGAGTCCGAAGACCAGTCGCCGGCCGAAGCGGTCGGAGAGCGATCCCGCGGTCAGCAGCAGCGCGGCGAGGGAGAGCGCGTAGGCGTCGGTGACCCATTCGAGCTGGGTGAACGAGGCACCCAACTCGCGTTCCATGTCGGGCAGCGCGACCATCACGATGGTGACGTCGAGCAGCAGCATGAACGTCCCGAGACAGACGACCACCAGGGTCCACCATCTGCGCGCCACGAGATTCCCCTCCGCCGGATCCCGACCCGGACCGTCGTGGCGCGCCAGGGCTAGTGAATCATGCGGCGGCGCATCGGGGAGCGGATCGGTGCAGGGCTCCGTAGGAGCAGAGTTCAGATGTAGAGTGCCGGCTCCGCGTACGGGTCGACGGCCTCGGCGCCGGGCCGGGTCTTGGCGGCGACGCCCACAGCCACATACCCGGCCGGGACGTCGTGCACGACGACGGCGTTGGCGCCGACCTTCGCGTCGTCGCCGAGGGTGATCGGGCCGAGCACCTTGGCGCCGGCGCCGATCAGGACCCGGTCGCCGACCGTCGGGTGCCGCTTTCCCGTGGACATGCTGGTGCCGCCGAGGGTGGAGCCGTGGAACATGAGGACGTCCTCGCCGATCTCGGCCGTCTCCCCGATCACCACGCCCATGCCGTGGTCGATGAAGAACCGGCGGCCGATCGTGGCGCCCGGATGGATCTCGATTCCGGTGAGGAACCGGGCGACCTGGGAGAGCAGTCGTGCCGGGAGCCGCAGGGGCAGGGAACTGGTCCACATCCGGTGGGCCACGCGGTGGAACCACAGGGCGTGCACCCCGGGATAGGCCAGCGCCACGACCAGGCGGGACCGGGCCGCCGGGTCGCGATCGCAGGCCGCTTGCAGATCCTCGCGCAAAGTGCGCAGCAGCGGTCTGTGCGCCAGCGGACTCGGCGGCCGCGGACTCGGCGGCCGCGGACTCTGCGGGTCGGACATCTAGTCCACGAGCCCTTCGAAGAGCGGGGTCGACAGGTAGCGTTCGCCGAAGTCGGGCAGCACCACGACGATGGTCTTGCCGTCGAACTCCGGACGCTGGGCGACCTGCACGGCCGCCGCCAGGGCGGCACCGGAGGAGATGCCCACCAGCAGGCCCTCCTCGGTGGCGGCGCGGCGGGCCCACTCGATGGCGGTGCCGGCGTTGACGTCGATCACCTCGTCGTACACGCTGCGGTCGAGCACCTCGGGCACGAAGTTCGCACCGAGACCCTGGATCTTGTGCGGTCCGGGCTCGCCGCCGTTGAGGATCGGCGATTCCTCGGGTTCGACGGCGAACACCTTGACGTCGGGGTTCTGTTCCTTGAGGTAGTTGCCGGCGCCGGACACGGTGCCGCCGGTGCCGATGCCGGACACCAGCGCGGCCACCTGTCCGTCGGTGTCGGTCCAGATCTCCGGACCGGTGGTGGCGTGGTGGATGGCGGCGTTGGCCGGGTTGGCGAACTGGCGGGCCAGTACGGCCCCGGGGCGCTCGGCGGCGATCTCCTCGGAGCGGCGGACGGCGCCCGCCATCCCCTCGGCGCCCGGGGTCAGGATCAGTTCGGCGCCGAACGCGCGGAGCAGGGCACGACGCTCCTTGGACATGGTCTCGGGCATCGCCAGCACCACCCGGTAGCCGCGGGCGGCGCCGACCATGGCCAGGGCGATGCCGGTGTTGCCGCTGGTGGCCTCGACGATGGTGCCGCCCGGCGGCAGCGTGCCGTCGGCCTCGGCGGCGTTCACGATGGCGACCGCGAGGCGGTCCTTGACCGAGTTCGCCGGGTTGTAGAACTCGAGCTTGGCGAGCACAGTGGCACCGGCGCCGTCGGTGATCCGGTTGAGGCGGACGAGCGGGGTGCGACCCACAACGGTGGTCACATCGTCGAAGACATTCGAAGACACGGTTGATCCTTTGACTCAGGTGGTCGTTTACGTCTGATTCGAGCCTAGTCGAGGCCGCGTGCGGCCAGGGTGTCTGCGAAGCCGTCCGCGGTCTCCAGGGCGGCCAGCACCGCGGGCACGAACAGCACCCGCGGTCCCCAGCGCAGCCCCCGGGCACGTCGTGCCTGGTCCACCTGGGTGAAGACTTCCGCGATGAGCGGGATGGAGCGGATTGTCAAGGCTAGAGCCATCGCGATTAAATCTGTGCGGACTCCGAATCGCTCCAGGGGCCGGAGCGCTCGCACGACGGTGTCCAGCAGGTCGGTGGTGCGGGTGGTCAGGGTGATCACCGCCGCCAGGCCGATCGAGGCGAGGAGGATGCCGCCGATCACCGCGGCCTTGCGCCAGTCGACCAGCACCCACTGCAGCGCGACGATGACCGCCACCATGAACATGGCGCCGCGCATCAGGGGCCACGCCCGTACGGGCCCGATGCCTGCGAGCGCGAACACGCCCAGCACCGATCCCAGCGCGACCGCTGCACCCGTCGGAGTGGTCACGACGATGCTGATCGCCACGATCGCTGCGACGAGAGCGACCAGCTTGAACCCCGCGGGCAGGCGGTGGATCGGCGAGGCCCCGGGCACATAGGTGCCGAGCATGGTCATCGAAGGGTCACTCCGGCGCCTGGTCGACGTCGATCATCCACGGGACGCCGAAGCGGTCGGTGCACATGCCGAAGCCCTCCGACCAGAAGGTCTTGGCGATCGGCATCTGCGCCTCGCCGCCGTCGGCGAGCTGCTCGTAGACGCGTTCGGCGGCCGCCAGGTCCGGTGCCGTGTAGGACACCGAGAAGCCGACCTTGCGGCCGTCGTCGCCGGTGGGATCGTCCGAGCCCATGAGGAGGGCGTTCTCGCCGAGGCGCAGGGACGCGTGCATCACCGACTCGTCCGGTGTTCCCGGCATCCGGTCTTCGGCCGGGACGTCGCCGTTGCGCATCACGGTGACCTCGCCGCCGAAGATCTCACCGTAGCGTTCGAATGCTGCGGCGCAGTCGCCGCTGAAGAAGAGGTATGCGTGGAAGGACATTGTGCTCACCGCCGTTCTGCGTTGGGGAGGTGCCTGTTCAGTATGCGCCGCGGTTACGACATGAGGCGGCGGTAGAAGGAGATCGCCGGGGCGGGTTCGTCGTCGGCGACGACGCGGCCGTCGTCGAGGACCAGCACGCGATCGTAGGCGGCCAGCATGTCGAGGTGGTGGGTCAGGACGACGAGCTGTTCGTCGAGGCCGGCGAGGACGTCGCGCAGCATGGTCGCGTTCCGCAGATCGAGCATGGTGGTGGGCTCGTCGGCGATCAGGATCGACGGTCCGAGAATCATGATCGAGGCGAGTGCGAGCAACTGCTTCTGGCCGCCGGACAGGGTGTGCGCGGGCTGGTCGGCGTGATCCGACAGCCCGAACCCGGCGAGCGCGTCGAGG harbors:
- a CDS encoding sigma-70 family RNA polymerase sigma factor; protein product: MKLTGEALDQKVREAARGDRAALSSVLESVREPVLRYCRARMGAGERHLFSADDVAQEVLMAVMTAVPRYQDQGRPFMAFVYGIASHKVADAMRSAARVKADPVDAVPESIDTSTGPEQRALDSDASRRMARLLENLPEKQREILVLRLVVGMSAEETAEVVGSSAGAVRVAQHRALAKLKKLMTQGGER
- a CDS encoding anti-sigma-D factor RsdA produces the protein MTDDQIRAAGGPNDDTVSVDLNAVRHDDEFLDALIVGSALPLSDAAERELGGLLFAWRTESLAAPAPVQPTLADVEKAIAAQETTAKRRAATRHLRLISGAAAITAVAAAGLLVLSENSQPGDPLWNVKKVVFAEEATQTQATVDVQNNLERAEEALAAGDTGKAVELVDRAERDLRPVSDPATRERMQQWIKRLRDDDGQPDDPLSAARSSDAASLPTDVTSDSEAPTSVTVTVTPSGPSSQPSSPPPSSSTPSSPSSSVPQSSGSPSRPASEQVSPVPSR
- a CDS encoding DUF5319 domain-containing protein, which produces MHDHFPPGMPPDPFADDPSDPAAALDALEPGVPLDDQEREAVTEDLADLEVYQRLLAPRGIRGLVVVCEDCREDHFHDWDMLRASLLQLLADGSVRPHEPALDPRPEDYVTWDYCRGFADAHALFRDRR
- the guaB gene encoding IMP dehydrogenase, with amino-acid sequence MTHVRTGGDDPDKVAMLGLTFDDVLLLPAASEVVPNGVDTSSKLTRDITLNVPLVSSAMDTVTEARMAIAMARAGGMGVLHRNLSVEAQASSVETVKRSEAGMVTDPVTCSPDNTLDEVDRMCAKYRISGLPVVDAGGDLVGIITNRDMRFEHDQSRKVAEVMTPAPLITAQEGVSAEAALGLLRRHKIEKLPIVDGAGRLTGLITVKDFVKTEQHPNATKDADGRLLVGAAVGAGDEAWSRAMALADAGVDVLVVDSAHGHSRGVLDMIARLKGELNGRVQLIGGNVATRGGAQALIDAGVDAVKVGVGPGSICTTRVVAGVGAPQITAILEAVAACKPAGVPVIADGGLQYSGDVAKALAAGASTAMLGSLLAGTAESPGELILVNGKQFKSYRGMGSLGAMQGRGQGKSYSKDRYFQDDVLAEDKLVPEGIEGRVPFRGPLAQVIHQLVGGLRAAMGYTGAHSIAELQEAQFVQITAAGLKESHPHDVTLTAEAPNYYTR
- a CDS encoding GuaB3 family IMP dehydrogenase-related protein translates to MRDLVEFGMGRTARRTYELEDISIVPSRRTRSSKHTSTAWQIDAYRFEMPFLNHPTDALGSPESVIALGRLGSLGVLNGEGLWARHDDVEAKIGELIDIAENDPDPAAAVRRLQQLHAAPIRSDLLAAAVSTVREAGVTTAVRVSPQHAPELTPALLEAGLEILVVHGTIISAEHVTLVDTGSEDGLLAEPLNLKTFISDLDIPVIAGGVHDHRTALHLMRTGAAGVIVGYGSAEGATTTNEVLGIGVPMATAIADAAAARRDYLDETGGRYVHVIADGDLHTSGDVAKAIACGADAVSLGTLLAASEEAPGRGWYWPSAAAHPDTPRGALLQVAPAEGRASLQRVLTGPSDDPDGLLNVVGALRRSMAKAGYADLKEFQKVGLSVRG
- a CDS encoding DUF1622 domain-containing protein yields the protein MEDVFSWVAVAFEALGATSMVVGFLIAIVLGGRALLRGQDGGAAFQTVRRTLAGAIMLGLEILVAADLIRTITSNPSLEEAAILGLIVLIRTVLSLSIQIEIEGVLPWKRALLTSGASVVADEVTRAK
- a CDS encoding GMC family oxidoreductase N-terminal domain-containing protein, which codes for MASTDFDVLIIGSGFGGSVSALRLVEKGYRVGVIEAGRRFEDHQFAKTSWRLNKFVWAPKLGLMGIQRIHVLKDVMILAGAGVGGGSLNYANTLYKPPTPFFTDPQWNHITDWEDELTPHYEQARRMLGVVTNPTFTNSDRIMKEVAEEMGAGETFGPTPVGVFFGAKTGGEGTPGQTVDDPYFGGAGPRRTACTECGACMTGCRVGAKNTLMKNYLGMAEANGATIIDRTTVDRLEQRSDGTWVVGTHGSSSWGPLGARRRQFTADNVIVAAGTFNTQRLLHHAKYSTLPKLSDAMGELTRTNSESILGAQSAKYDPADDFSEGVAITSSFHPASNTHIEPVRYGKGSNAMAYLQTLLTDGGTRRHRFGQFLRAVLKNPFLLVRLLMVRKWSQRTVIALVMQNNNNSLTTFVRKRGPLKYVTSKQGKGEPNPTWIPEGNEATRRIADKLPGGIAGGTWGDIVNMPMTAHYLGGCVISDDPSTGVIDPYLRVWNYPSLYVTDGAAISANLGVNPSLSICAQAERAASLWPNKGETDPRPAQSEGYRRITPVPPVKPVVPEGAPGALRLPITPVSSTAASSTGASSTVVREAASKPRAAEDVVAEQSGADS
- a CDS encoding MFS transporter; this translates as MYFVLYLQNQLGYSAFQAGLRLLVFSGVTMVVATVAGRLTDKVPARWMIGPGLMLVGVGLFTMLGLDADSSWTHLIAGFVIAGVGAGLVNPPLASTAVGVVTVDRSGMASGVNNTFRQIGIAVGIAVYGTPFSSAISRGLQQRLDDAPAVDVHAISGAVSSGEQARMLVHVPPGYRADVAQAIGTAFADGMNHLFVISGCVALAGGVAALLLIRQKDFVTTA
- the epsC gene encoding serine O-acetyltransferase EpsC; translation: MSDPQSPRPPSPRPPSPLAHRPLLRTLREDLQAACDRDPAARSRLVVALAYPGVHALWFHRVAHRMWTSSLPLRLPARLLSQVARFLTGIEIHPGATIGRRFFIDHGMGVVIGETAEIGEDVLMFHGSTLGGTSMSTGKRHPTVGDRVLIGAGAKVLGPITLGDDAKVGANAVVVHDVPAGYVAVGVAAKTRPGAEAVDPYAEPALYI
- the cysK gene encoding cysteine synthase A, which translates into the protein MSSNVFDDVTTVVGRTPLVRLNRITDGAGATVLAKLEFYNPANSVKDRLAVAIVNAAEADGTLPPGGTIVEATSGNTGIALAMVGAARGYRVVLAMPETMSKERRALLRAFGAELILTPGAEGMAGAVRRSEEIAAERPGAVLARQFANPANAAIHHATTGPEIWTDTDGQVAALVSGIGTGGTVSGAGNYLKEQNPDVKVFAVEPEESPILNGGEPGPHKIQGLGANFVPEVLDRSVYDEVIDVNAGTAIEWARRAATEEGLLVGISSGAALAAAVQVAQRPEFDGKTIVVVLPDFGERYLSTPLFEGLVD
- a CDS encoding energy-coupling factor transporter transmembrane component T family protein; protein product: MTMLGTYVPGASPIHRLPAGFKLVALVAAIVAISIVVTTPTGAAVALGSVLGVFALAGIGPVRAWPLMRGAMFMVAVIVALQWVLVDWRKAAVIGGILLASIGLAAVITLTTRTTDLLDTVVRALRPLERFGVRTDLIAMALALTIRSIPLIAEVFTQVDQARRARGLRWGPRVLFVPAVLAALETADGFADTLAARGLD
- a CDS encoding VOC family protein, producing the protein MSFHAYLFFSGDCAAAFERYGEIFGGEVTVMRNGDVPAEDRMPGTPDESVMHASLRLGENALLMGSDDPTGDDGRKVGFSVSYTAPDLAAAERVYEQLADGGEAQMPIAKTFWSEGFGMCTDRFGVPWMIDVDQAPE